A stretch of the Oceanicola sp. D3 genome encodes the following:
- a CDS encoding transglutaminase family protein gives MLIRFGFEIDVACEVDVPMLLSLSTHPDGAGRLIGEDRVRTERDCPMTSYSDRFGNRITRVVAPEGTTRFWSDCVIEQDGAPDELAPQAWQHEIADLPNEVLSYLLPSRYCDSDALVDKVWPLFGKVTGWNRVQAICDFVHTHVTFGYQFGRADKTASEVFREKAGVCRDFAHLAIALCRAMNIPARYASGYLGDIGVPYSGPGDFSAWFEVYLGGRWYTFDARHNRRRIGRILMVRGSDASDCAIITSFGAHELTYFRVWTNELPDMSDERLHGLLAQRPEGAPLVYPSSARVG, from the coding sequence ATGCTGATCCGCTTCGGTTTTGAGATAGACGTGGCCTGCGAGGTTGATGTGCCGATGTTGCTCTCGCTCTCCACCCATCCGGATGGAGCGGGGCGGCTGATTGGCGAGGATCGGGTGCGCACCGAGCGTGATTGCCCGATGACGAGCTATAGCGACCGGTTTGGCAACCGGATCACGCGGGTCGTGGCACCGGAGGGCACGACGCGGTTTTGGTCGGACTGCGTGATCGAGCAGGATGGGGCGCCCGACGAGCTGGCGCCGCAGGCGTGGCAGCATGAGATTGCCGATCTGCCGAACGAGGTGCTGAGTTATCTTTTGCCGAGCCGGTATTGCGACAGCGATGCGCTGGTCGATAAGGTCTGGCCGCTGTTTGGCAAGGTGACAGGCTGGAACCGGGTGCAGGCGATCTGCGATTTTGTCCATACCCACGTGACCTTTGGCTACCAGTTTGGCCGCGCCGACAAGACGGCCTCGGAAGTGTTCCGCGAGAAGGCGGGGGTGTGCCGCGACTTTGCCCATCTGGCGATTGCGCTGTGCCGGGCGATGAACATTCCGGCGCGCTATGCCAGCGGATATCTTGGCGATATTGGCGTGCCTTACTCGGGCCCCGGGGACTTTTCGGCGTGGTTCGAGGTGTATCTGGGCGGGCGCTGGTACACCTTTGATGCGCGCCACAACCGCCGGCGTATCGGGCGGATCCTGATGGTGCGGGGCAGCGATGCTTCGGACTGCGCGATCATCACCTCCTTCGGAGCGCATGAGTTGACGTATTTTCGGGTGTGGACCAATGAGCTGCCAGACATGAGCGACGAGCGCTTGCACGGGCTGCTGGCGCAGCGGCCGGAGGGCGCGCCGCTGGTGTATCCGTCATCGGCGCGGGTGGGCTAG
- the prmC gene encoding peptide chain release factor N(5)-glutamine methyltransferase, giving the protein MITPAEAIALIGARLREGGINDSREAWIILEVASGEPRTRFVTDPDRALEAGVIGRAIELAERRAAGSPMSHIRGWRDFWKARFIVTPDVLDPRPETEVLVAAALEEAFADVLDLGSGSGCILLSLLAERTQARGVGLELSPAAIKVAQRNAEALGLAGRAGFVESDWFTRLRGRYDLIVSNPPYIAEAEMAGLARELAHEPQGALNDGGDGLSAYRAIAAGLGDHLAPGGRVLLEIGPTQGAAVSEMLAGAGLTGIEVLPDLDGRDRVVRARAADARADEG; this is encoded by the coding sequence GTGATCACGCCTGCCGAGGCGATCGCGCTGATTGGCGCGCGGCTGCGCGAAGGCGGAATCAACGACAGCCGGGAGGCGTGGATTATCCTTGAGGTGGCCTCGGGCGAGCCGCGGACCCGGTTTGTGACCGATCCGGACAGGGCGTTGGAGGCGGGGGTGATCGGGCGCGCGATTGAGCTGGCGGAGCGCAGGGCGGCGGGTAGCCCGATGAGCCATATTCGCGGGTGGCGCGACTTCTGGAAGGCGCGCTTTATCGTGACGCCTGATGTGCTGGACCCGCGCCCGGAGACGGAAGTTCTGGTGGCTGCCGCGCTGGAAGAGGCCTTTGCCGATGTGTTGGACCTTGGATCAGGGTCGGGCTGTATCCTATTGTCTTTGCTGGCAGAACGCACGCAGGCGCGGGGCGTGGGGCTGGAGCTTTCGCCCGCGGCGATCAAGGTGGCGCAACGCAATGCCGAGGCTCTGGGGCTCGCCGGGCGGGCGGGCTTTGTGGAGAGTGATTGGTTTACGCGGCTGCGCGGGCGGTATGACCTGATCGTGTCGAATCCGCCCTATATCGCCGAGGCGGAGATGGCCGGGCTTGCGCGCGAGTTGGCCCATGAGCCGCAGGGCGCGCTGAACGACGGGGGCGATGGGCTGAGTGCCTATCGTGCGATTGCTGCCGGGCTGGGCGACCATCTGGCGCCCGGTGGGCGGGTGCTGCTGGAGATTGGGCCGACGCAGGGCGCGGCGGTTTCGGAGATGCTGGCGGGGGCGGGGCTGACCGGCATTGAGGTTTTGCCGGATCTCGACGGGCGCGACCGGGTGGTGCGCGCACGGGCCGCAGACGCACGGGCCGACGAGGGCTGA
- the speB gene encoding agmatinase — protein sequence MALEDAKTQVDQAFTRENRRGASFENTFGGATSFLRRRYTKDLAGYDLAVTGVPFDQSVTNRTGTRLGPRAIREASTLQPYDPPYGWDFDPLEELAIADYGDMAFDYAKVWEFPKALEAHVAGILGAGCGCITLGGDHSITLPILRAHVKKHGPLAYVQFDAHTDTWVDDDPERIDHGTFAYKAVKEGLIDVERAVQVGIRTVNPDTMGIKIIDAPEVHDIGPQAVAEMIRERVGDAPCYVSFDIDGLDPAFAPGTGTPVWGGLSSAQAAAILRGMSGVNMVGGDVVEVSPPFDHAGITAVAGAHVAMELICLWGAAQRFRQAAE from the coding sequence GTGGCACTTGAAGACGCAAAGACACAGGTAGATCAGGCGTTTACGCGGGAAAACCGGCGGGGCGCGAGCTTTGAGAACACCTTTGGCGGGGCGACGAGCTTTTTGCGGCGGCGCTATACCAAGGATTTGGCGGGCTATGATTTGGCCGTGACCGGGGTGCCGTTTGACCAGTCGGTGACGAACCGGACAGGCACGCGGCTGGGGCCGCGGGCGATCAGGGAGGCGAGCACGTTGCAGCCCTATGATCCGCCCTATGGCTGGGATTTTGACCCGCTGGAGGAGTTGGCGATTGCCGATTACGGCGACATGGCCTTCGACTATGCCAAGGTTTGGGAGTTTCCCAAAGCGCTGGAGGCGCATGTGGCTGGGATCCTTGGCGCGGGCTGTGGGTGCATCACGCTGGGGGGCGATCACTCGATCACCCTGCCGATCCTGCGGGCGCATGTGAAGAAGCACGGGCCGCTCGCCTATGTGCAGTTTGATGCCCATACCGACACATGGGTGGATGACGACCCGGAGCGGATCGACCATGGCACCTTTGCCTATAAGGCGGTGAAGGAGGGGCTGATTGATGTGGAGCGCGCGGTGCAGGTGGGCATCCGCACGGTGAACCCCGACACGATGGGGATCAAGATCATCGACGCGCCGGAGGTGCATGACATTGGCCCGCAGGCGGTGGCCGAAATGATCCGCGAGCGGGTGGGCGATGCGCCCTGTTACGTGAGCTTTGACATCGACGGGCTGGACCCGGCCTTTGCGCCGGGCACGGGCACGCCGGTGTGGGGCGGGCTCTCCAGCGCGCAGGCGGCCGCGATTTTGCGGGGCATGTCTGGTGTGAACATGGTGGGCGGGGACGTGGTGGAAGTGTCGCCGCCCTTCGATCACGCGGGCATCACGGCTGTGGCCGGGGCGCATGTGGCGATGGAGCTGATTTGCCTTTGGGGCGCAGCGCAGCGCTTCCGGCAGGCGGCGGAGTGA
- the rsmA gene encoding 16S rRNA (adenine(1518)-N(6)/adenine(1519)-N(6))-dimethyltransferase RsmA: MAQIDGLPPLRDVIATHGLAAKKSLGQNFLLDLNLTSRIARIPGDLSGADVLEVGPGPGGLTRGLLANGARRVLAIEKDARCLPALAEIAEAYPGKLTVLEGDALEIDATAHLTGPIHVVANLPYNVGTELLIRWLTPPQWPPYWQSLTLMFQREVAERIVAQPGGKAYGRLAVLAQWKAEARIALSLPPEAFTPPPKVSSAVVHLTPRPAPAFPADPVMMERVVAKAFNQRRKMLRAALKGMHPQIEAKLEEAGIKPTDRAETVPISGFAALARALS, encoded by the coding sequence ATGGCCCAGATTGACGGCCTCCCTCCCCTGCGTGATGTGATCGCGACCCACGGGCTCGCGGCCAAAAAGTCGCTCGGCCAGAATTTCCTGCTCGACCTCAACCTCACCTCCCGCATCGCCCGCATCCCCGGTGACCTCTCGGGCGCCGATGTGCTGGAGGTCGGCCCCGGCCCCGGCGGCCTCACACGCGGCCTGCTGGCCAACGGCGCCCGCCGCGTGCTGGCCATCGAAAAAGACGCCCGCTGCCTCCCCGCGCTGGCCGAAATCGCCGAGGCCTACCCGGGCAAACTCACCGTACTGGAAGGCGACGCGCTCGAAATCGACGCCACCGCCCACCTGACCGGCCCCATCCACGTGGTCGCCAACCTGCCCTACAACGTCGGCACCGAACTGCTGATTAGGTGGCTGACACCGCCGCAATGGCCGCCCTACTGGCAAAGCCTCACGCTGATGTTCCAGCGTGAGGTGGCCGAGCGCATCGTTGCCCAGCCCGGCGGCAAGGCCTATGGCCGCCTCGCCGTGCTGGCTCAATGGAAGGCCGAGGCCCGCATCGCCCTGTCGCTGCCGCCCGAGGCCTTCACGCCACCGCCAAAGGTCTCCTCCGCCGTGGTCCACCTCACACCCCGCCCCGCGCCCGCCTTCCCCGCCGATCCGGTGATGATGGAACGCGTGGTGGCCAAGGCCTTCAACCAGCGCCGCAAGATGCTGCGCGCCGCGCTCAAGGGAATGCACCCGCAGATCGAGGCCAAGCTCGAAGAGGCAGGCATCAAGCCCACCGACCGCGCAGAAACCGTCCCGATCAGCGGTTTCGCCGCCCTCGCCCGCGCCCTGAGCTAA
- the prfA gene encoding peptide chain release factor 1, whose protein sequence is MVSDERLAEITARFEYIEARMNAGVSGEEIARLGREYAELKPVVEQIGAWRQVRADLEEAEAMLADPEMAELAEEELPALRARLPEIEEALQLALLPRDAADARPAMIEIRPGTGGDEAALFAGDLLRMYQRYSEAQGWSFEVLEFAETELGGVKEAVVHVKGEGVFARLKFESGVHRVQRVPETESGGRIHTSAATVAVLPEAEEVDIDIPAGDIRIDTMRASGAGGQHVNTTDSAVRITHLPTGVVVVSSEKSQHRNREIAMQVLRTRLYDLERQRVDSERSADRKSQVGSGDRSERIRTYNFPQGRLTDHRINLTLYSLDRVMQGELGEVIEALIADDQARKLAEMDG, encoded by the coding sequence ATGGTTTCGGATGAGAGATTGGCGGAGATCACCGCGCGGTTCGAGTATATCGAGGCGCGGATGAACGCGGGCGTGAGCGGCGAGGAGATTGCGCGGCTGGGGCGGGAGTATGCCGAGCTGAAGCCGGTGGTGGAGCAGATTGGCGCGTGGCGGCAGGTGCGGGCCGATCTGGAGGAGGCCGAGGCGATGCTGGCCGATCCGGAGATGGCGGAGCTGGCGGAGGAGGAGCTACCGGCGCTGCGCGCACGCCTGCCGGAGATCGAGGAGGCGTTGCAGCTGGCCCTGCTGCCGCGTGACGCCGCCGATGCGCGCCCTGCGATGATCGAGATTAGGCCCGGCACCGGCGGCGATGAGGCCGCGCTTTTTGCCGGAGATCTGCTGCGGATGTATCAGCGCTATTCGGAGGCGCAGGGCTGGAGCTTTGAGGTGCTGGAGTTTGCCGAGACCGAGTTGGGCGGGGTCAAGGAAGCTGTGGTGCATGTGAAGGGTGAGGGGGTTTTTGCCCGGCTGAAGTTTGAAAGCGGCGTGCACCGGGTGCAGCGGGTGCCGGAGACCGAGAGCGGCGGGCGGATACACACCAGCGCGGCCACGGTTGCGGTGCTGCCGGAGGCCGAGGAGGTGGATATCGACATCCCTGCTGGCGACATACGGATCGACACGATGCGGGCCAGCGGTGCGGGCGGGCAGCATGTGAACACCACCGATTCGGCCGTGCGGATCACCCATTTGCCAACCGGCGTGGTAGTGGTGAGCAGCGAAAAGAGCCAGCACCGCAACCGCGAGATCGCCATGCAGGTGCTGCGCACGCGGCTCTACGACCTGGAGCGGCAGCGGGTGGACAGCGAGCGCAGCGCCGACCGCAAGAGTCAGGTGGGATCGGGCGACCGAAGCGAGCGGATTCGGACCTATAACTTTCCGCAGGGGCGGCTGACCGACCATCGCATCAACCTGACCCTCTACAGCCTTGATCGGGTGATGCAGGGGGAGCTGGGCGAGGTGATCGAGGCGCTCATTGCCGACGATCAGGCCCGCAAGCTGGCGGAGATGGACGGGTGA
- the pdxA gene encoding 4-hydroxythreonine-4-phosphate dehydrogenase PdxA yields MPSSPIPEGAPRPIALSCGDPAGIGPEIAVKAWQRYRARLPFAYIGSRRHLPAHLPVAPVTSAAEAASVAADALPLIEIDFAGESQPGQPDPADAPGTIAAIERAVAEVRSGAAAALTTCPISKLALIEGAAFAFPGHTEFLAHLAGGGPTPVMMLASPALRVVPATIHIPLAQVPTALTPELLSETIRITAAGLTRDFGLSAPRIAVAGLNPHAGEGGKIGTEELRWITATLDDLRAEGLALTGPLPADTMFHAAARARYDAAVCMYHDQALIPAKTLAFDSAVNVTFGLPFTRTSPDHGTAYDIAGQGIATPASLCAALEMARDMAIARGAHGPD; encoded by the coding sequence ATGCCATCATCACCTATCCCTGAGGGCGCCCCGCGCCCCATCGCACTGTCCTGCGGCGACCCGGCAGGCATCGGCCCCGAAATCGCGGTAAAGGCCTGGCAACGCTATCGCGCACGCCTGCCCTTCGCCTATATCGGCAGCCGTCGCCACCTGCCGGCCCATCTGCCCGTTGCGCCCGTCACCAGCGCCGCCGAAGCCGCCAGCGTGGCCGCAGACGCCCTGCCACTGATCGAAATCGACTTCGCCGGTGAGAGCCAGCCCGGCCAGCCTGATCCGGCAGATGCCCCCGGCACCATCGCCGCCATCGAGCGAGCCGTGGCCGAAGTGCGCTCCGGGGCCGCCGCCGCCCTCACCACCTGCCCGATCTCCAAGCTGGCACTGATCGAGGGGGCCGCCTTCGCCTTTCCCGGCCATACCGAGTTTCTGGCCCATCTCGCAGGCGGCGGGCCGACCCCGGTGATGATGCTGGCCTCGCCCGCGCTGCGCGTGGTGCCCGCCACCATCCACATTCCGCTGGCGCAGGTGCCCACCGCGCTAACCCCCGAGCTGCTCAGCGAAACCATCCGCATCACCGCCGCCGGTCTGACCCGCGATTTCGGCCTCTCCGCGCCCCGCATCGCCGTGGCTGGCCTCAACCCGCACGCGGGTGAAGGCGGCAAGATCGGCACCGAAGAGCTGCGCTGGATCACCGCCACGCTCGACGATCTCCGCGCCGAGGGCCTCGCCCTTACCGGCCCCCTGCCCGCCGACACCATGTTTCACGCCGCCGCCCGCGCCCGCTATGACGCGGCAGTGTGCATGTATCACGATCAGGCCCTGATCCCGGCCAAGACGCTGGCCTTTGACAGCGCCGTCAACGTCACCTTCGGCCTGCCCTTCACCCGCACCTCCCCCGATCACGGCACCGCCTACGATATCGCCGGCCAAGGCATCGCCACGCCCGCCTCCCTCTGCGCCGCGCTCGAAATGGCGCGCGACATGGCCATCGCCCGAGGCGCACATGGCCCAGATTGA
- a CDS encoding M20 aminoacylase family protein — MPIVNRIAGYSEEMTAWRRHLHMHPELGFDCHGTAAFVAEKLREFGVDEVHEGIAESGLVALIHGKGASARRVGLRADMDALPIEEATGAAHASTVAGKMHACGHDGHTTMLLGAAKYLAETRNFAGSVALIFQPAEEGGAGGEAMVKAGVMDKFGITEVYGIHNAPGMEEGEFLTTPGPILAAVDSWEVQVNGVGGHGAMPHQTRDPIVAAVGIVSAVNTIVSRNHYAMEELVVSVTQIHAGSADNIIPDSAWINGTVRTLDPEVRAMARRRLAEIVSGQAAAYGVEAELIYHEGYPATVNRPENAGFAADVAEEIAGAGRVEREGTAEMGAEDFSYMLEARPGAFLFLGQGDGPSLHHPKYDFNDKVAPVGASFFARLVERAQPVEA; from the coding sequence ATGCCCATCGTCAACCGGATCGCCGGATATTCTGAGGAGATGACCGCGTGGCGGCGGCATCTGCACATGCATCCCGAGCTTGGCTTTGATTGCCACGGCACGGCGGCTTTTGTGGCGGAGAAGCTGCGGGAGTTTGGCGTGGACGAGGTGCATGAGGGCATTGCCGAGAGCGGGCTGGTGGCGCTGATCCATGGCAAGGGTGCGAGTGCGCGGCGGGTTGGGCTGCGGGCGGATATGGATGCGCTGCCGATCGAGGAGGCCACGGGGGCGGCGCATGCCAGCACGGTGGCGGGTAAGATGCACGCCTGTGGCCATGACGGGCATACGACGATGCTGCTGGGGGCGGCGAAATACCTTGCCGAGACGCGGAATTTTGCGGGCTCCGTGGCGCTGATCTTTCAGCCCGCCGAGGAGGGTGGCGCGGGTGGCGAAGCCATGGTGAAGGCCGGGGTCATGGATAAATTCGGGATCACCGAGGTTTACGGCATTCACAACGCGCCGGGGATGGAGGAGGGCGAGTTTTTGACCACGCCGGGCCCGATCTTGGCGGCGGTGGACAGCTGGGAGGTACAAGTGAACGGTGTGGGGGGCCATGGGGCGATGCCGCATCAGACGCGCGACCCGATCGTGGCGGCGGTGGGGATTGTGAGCGCGGTGAACACCATCGTCAGCCGAAATCACTACGCGATGGAGGAACTCGTGGTGAGCGTGACGCAGATCCATGCCGGGAGTGCTGACAATATCATCCCCGACTCCGCGTGGATCAACGGGACGGTGCGCACGCTTGACCCGGAGGTGCGGGCGATGGCGCGGCGGCGGCTGGCTGAGATCGTTTCGGGGCAGGCGGCGGCCTATGGGGTGGAGGCGGAGCTGATCTACCACGAGGGCTACCCGGCAACGGTGAACCGGCCCGAGAACGCGGGCTTTGCTGCCGATGTGGCCGAGGAGATTGCGGGCGCGGGCCGGGTGGAGCGCGAGGGCACGGCGGAGATGGGGGCGGAGGACTTCTCCTACATGCTGGAGGCGCGGCCCGGGGCGTTCTTGTTCCTTGGGCAGGGGGATGGGCCATCGCTGCACCACCCGAAATATGATTTTAACGACAAGGTCGCGCCGGTGGGGGCGAGCTTTTTTGCCCGGCTGGTTGAGCGGGCGCAGCCGGTGGAGGCTTGA
- the mazG gene encoding nucleoside triphosphate pyrophosphohydrolase: MADPTDPLIFDTQEEDARQMQRLLAIMACLRDPVRGCPWDIEQTYASIAPYTIEEAHEVADAIERQAWGELEGELGDLLLQAVYFAQMGKEDGHFTFASIARNVSDKMVSRHPHIFGTESRDKSAEQQTLDWEKQKAAERAAKGETRVLDGVALGLPALTRALKLQKRAARVGFDWTEVKDVLAKLQEEAAELAEAEGDADAMEDEMGDLLFVLTNLARHMGIDPEAALRRTNAKFTRRFNAIEDALEAEGRTPQEATLDEMDALWTRIKQAEKARAPSS, translated from the coding sequence ATGGCCGACCCGACAGACCCGCTGATTTTCGACACGCAGGAAGAGGACGCCCGCCAGATGCAGCGGCTTCTCGCCATCATGGCCTGCCTGCGCGACCCGGTCCGCGGCTGCCCCTGGGACATCGAGCAAACCTACGCCAGCATCGCCCCCTACACCATCGAGGAGGCCCATGAGGTGGCCGACGCTATCGAGCGCCAAGCCTGGGGCGAGCTTGAAGGCGAGCTGGGCGACCTCCTGCTGCAAGCCGTCTACTTCGCCCAGATGGGCAAGGAAGACGGCCACTTCACCTTCGCCTCCATCGCCCGCAACGTCTCCGACAAGATGGTCAGCCGCCACCCCCATATCTTCGGCACCGAATCCCGCGATAAGTCGGCCGAGCAGCAAACCCTCGACTGGGAAAAGCAAAAAGCCGCCGAACGCGCCGCCAAGGGCGAGACCCGAGTTCTAGACGGTGTCGCCCTCGGCCTCCCCGCCCTCACCCGCGCCCTCAAACTGCAAAAACGCGCCGCCCGTGTCGGCTTCGACTGGACCGAGGTGAAAGACGTGCTCGCCAAGCTGCAAGAAGAAGCCGCTGAACTGGCCGAAGCCGAAGGCGATGCCGACGCGATGGAAGACGAAATGGGCGATCTCCTCTTCGTCCTCACCAACCTCGCCCGCCACATGGGGATAGATCCGGAAGCCGCCCTGCGCCGCACCAACGCCAAGTTCACCCGCCGCTTCAACGCCATAGAAGACGCGCTTGAAGCCGAAGGCCGCACCCCGCAGGAGGCCACGCTGGACGAGATGGACGCCCTCTGGACCCGGATCAAACAGGCCGAAAAGGCCCGCGCCCCCTCAAGCTAA
- a CDS encoding DUF4167 domain-containing protein produces MRSSKSRSRSKGNRSRSMGNIVNRVFDSSGPEGKVRGTPQQIIDKYQQLFRDAQLGNDRVAAENFQQHAEHYIRMLGEAQREQEARQQQHNNNNNQNNNNQNNNQQQGGGNGQQDRQQGEDGGKQGGDDRGNANQNEPQNDRQNERPKDRGNDRQAGSGSSDVMDVLDSEASSDSGLVETPESKPQKPRRKRTRKPAATDTGSGDEGGKAPETKAAE; encoded by the coding sequence ATGAGATCTTCCAAGTCACGTTCGCGTTCCAAGGGGAACCGCTCGCGCTCGATGGGCAATATCGTCAACCGGGTTTTCGACAGCTCGGGGCCTGAGGGCAAGGTGCGCGGCACGCCGCAGCAGATTATCGACAAGTACCAGCAGCTTTTCCGCGATGCGCAGCTCGGCAATGACCGTGTGGCCGCCGAGAACTTTCAGCAGCATGCCGAGCATTATATTCGGATGTTGGGCGAGGCGCAGCGCGAGCAGGAAGCGCGGCAGCAGCAGCACAACAACAATAACAACCAGAACAACAACAACCAGAACAACAACCAGCAGCAGGGCGGCGGCAATGGCCAGCAGGACCGGCAGCAGGGCGAAGATGGTGGCAAGCAGGGCGGTGATGACCGCGGCAATGCCAATCAGAACGAGCCGCAGAACGACCGTCAGAATGAGCGCCCGAAAGACCGCGGCAATGACCGTCAGGCTGGCTCCGGCTCTTCGGATGTGATGGATGTTTTGGACAGCGAAGCCAGCAGCGACAGCGGTTTGGTGGAAACGCCGGAAAGCAAGCCGCAGAAGCCGCGCCGCAAGCGCACCCGCAAGCCTGCCGCGACAGACACCGGCAGCGGTGACGAGGGTGGCAAGGCCCCGGAGACCAAGGCCGCCGAGTAA
- a CDS encoding DUF1499 domain-containing protein: MFWWLVALGAVLMGLGLLVRLWPIPAERLEGHPGPYEPGWHQMEGGVKLVLPAAPKDAEARLKKVALEDSRTVSPAPGAYVTRSAVWQFPDVTRVWRDEAGALHIHAHLVIGKGDLGVNRKRLERWLAEAGIEAGAGTS; the protein is encoded by the coding sequence ATGTTCTGGTGGTTGGTCGCATTGGGCGCGGTGCTGATGGGCTTGGGCCTGCTGGTGCGGCTCTGGCCGATCCCGGCGGAGCGGCTGGAGGGGCACCCGGGGCCGTATGAGCCGGGGTGGCACCAGATGGAGGGAGGCGTGAAGCTGGTGCTGCCGGCTGCGCCCAAGGATGCGGAGGCGCGGCTTAAGAAGGTGGCGCTGGAGGATTCGCGCACGGTCTCGCCGGCGCCGGGGGCCTATGTGACGCGCTCTGCGGTGTGGCAATTTCCCGATGTCACGCGGGTGTGGCGCGACGAAGCAGGGGCGCTGCATATCCATGCCCATCTGGTGATCGGCAAGGGCGACCTTGGCGTTAACCGGAAGCGGCTGGAGCGCTGGCTGGCGGAAGCGGGGATTGAAGCGGGCGCAGGGACGAGCTGA
- the tgt gene encoding tRNA guanosine(34) transglycosylase Tgt translates to MTTRVTYEVKATDGKARLGVLTTPRGEIRTPAFMPVGTAATVKAMLPESVAATGADILLGNTYHLMLRPGAERVARLGGLHGFMNWDKPILTDSGGFQVMSLAELRKLTEDGVTFRSHVDGSKHFLSPETSMEIQRLLGSDIVMCFDECPALPATEAAVAESMRLSMRWAERSKAAFGDRPGHALFGIQQGGVTEELRGESAEALRAIGFDGYAIGGLAVGEGQEAMFGVLDYAPGMLPEEKPRYLMGVGKPDDIVGAVKRGVDMMDCVLPSRSGRTGQAWTRRGQVNLKNARHADDPRPLDEACSCPACRGYSRAYLHHVYRAGEMIAGMLLTWHNLHYYQELMGEMREAIAEGRFAAFEAAFHALRAEGDIERL, encoded by the coding sequence ATGACAACGCGCGTGACATACGAAGTGAAGGCAACCGACGGCAAGGCCCGGCTTGGGGTTTTGACGACTCCGCGCGGCGAGATCCGCACCCCGGCCTTCATGCCGGTGGGCACCGCCGCGACGGTGAAGGCGATGCTGCCCGAGAGCGTGGCGGCAACGGGGGCCGACATTTTGCTGGGCAACACCTATCACCTGATGCTGCGCCCCGGCGCGGAGCGGGTGGCGCGGCTTGGCGGGCTGCACGGGTTCATGAATTGGGACAAGCCGATTTTGACCGACTCGGGGGGCTTTCAGGTGATGAGCCTCGCTGAGCTGCGCAAGCTGACCGAGGATGGGGTGACCTTTCGCAGCCATGTGGATGGCTCGAAGCATTTTCTCAGCCCTGAGACGTCGATGGAGATTCAGCGGCTCTTGGGCAGCGATATTGTGATGTGCTTTGACGAATGCCCGGCGCTGCCCGCCACGGAGGCGGCGGTGGCGGAGAGCATGCGGCTTTCGATGCGCTGGGCGGAGCGCTCGAAAGCGGCCTTTGGCGACAGGCCAGGGCATGCGCTGTTTGGCATTCAGCAGGGCGGGGTGACCGAGGAGCTGCGCGGCGAGAGCGCCGAGGCGCTGCGGGCGATTGGCTTTGATGGCTACGCGATTGGCGGGCTTGCGGTGGGCGAAGGGCAGGAGGCGATGTTTGGCGTGCTGGATTATGCGCCCGGCATGCTGCCCGAGGAGAAGCCGCGCTATCTGATGGGCGTGGGCAAGCCGGATGACATTGTGGGCGCGGTGAAGCGCGGGGTGGACATGATGGATTGCGTGCTGCCCTCGCGGAGCGGGCGCACCGGGCAGGCGTGGACGCGGCGGGGGCAGGTGAACCTGAAGAACGCGCGCCATGCCGATGACCCGCGCCCTCTGGATGAGGCCTGTAGCTGCCCGGCCTGCCGGGGGTATTCACGGGCCTATCTGCATCATGTGTACCGGGCGGGCGAGATGATTGCCGGGATGCTGCTGACTTGGCACAACCTGCATTACTATCAGGAATTGATGGGGGAGATGCGGGAGGCAATTGCCGAGGGGCGGTTTGCGGCGTTCGAGGCGGCGTTTCATGCCTTGCGCGCGGAGGGGGACATCGAGCGCCTGTGA